A region of Arabidopsis thaliana chromosome 5, partial sequence DNA encodes the following proteins:
- a CDS encoding uncharacterized protein (unknown protein; Has 1807 Blast hits to 1807 proteins in 277 species: Archae - 0; Bacteria - 0; Metazoa - 736; Fungi - 347; Plants - 385; Viruses - 0; Other Eukaryotes - 339 (source: NCBI BLink).) — protein MDKDLLDISGEDDEDNWLLKNTPKKTNSSRGKSYLKCSPLQIPRSSRIVPTRPPFSPIGRVTGTSNNREQPCASVDTDSVGKENAKVELPKLSVERQQMKKKKKNAGFNLRKSLAWDRAFSTEEGVLDSSELSKITGTACHLGGDRLAAIQEEYRESMSASKCNVSPGLQALEENLFNDLPVNSKNREKKLVSGIMPKELSISKVPTTKSDPVTVGNNMKRTTQSPIKAKNSQPTQLKNSQRSLGSESFSKNTSSTKSKTKSSLASKSSIPKPSLKQARRNVISKSSEIPTVSYSQHSVVAKSNVGPMTASDVAMLGHASVIPDSNVITLGTSLAQSSCNKAGSTQSAVSRLGKPSGLRAPKPSIGYFSQSDSQPSQSAGDKHSQLPRSDVCSAAHFSLIPTFKKPQVAEKFPGVNCKAATGIFGSSDSAARFSAQSICLKPSQEKLKVDLNSTQEVESKVLRCPLSFQINENPQHQCVIQGDTGNLVLDDVTYCTSEKISTEQCQEFQGNSALPPSGCKNNVQDGSNMSDDNRDEKRKSCLSVEEYCALPMKDSMDSTMQGPPCDELTLFDNYSQLKVSNPGEEDMCTTNDFSGDSDTLDVPGQPLNECLHPGNEDEISPCLSEEKDALVVYHSTEYVAKQPEVLDSFTAKSSFFGDLASIKGDADNPSSSENQLGNTEFVSVPLEPSEALDCVQSLCNHLEVNAVANSVLCDHNMVCDGQSVLETEKRIEISESTEKNYETDFIGPFSECKYWFRESEEQHLSNQLVLEVKEGGHEIDVLIRNEEADGPDMQIECFTGSSDADNMEQVKLLRPSSVEVTMEIKPLESSHEPFSEKSTSEKQKQYNCSSSENTSDVNDGCVMKQADQLGTLVGCSPEKDASVAVFSYSNEELGDNSELEDMDLVTDSDCSDEEPEDKLERTEVDVVTDPELISGLDEFSVKGVRNQEYPEVEDIQTASDLCGKTKTLLSESVSSSDSIFGVPECLNEGTNFSRISEGMSKEDSNSGRIEHNYVVKAEFQVDAEKDFSAQVTGQELVPNEGDEVKVVKISPDPVSFAPREEELGTPIPMKETISGRDDMQINEFNVLSDDILTSESNASEGNDKMILLDAKLEKKPDPIIVKPPNAVPFSDEWLAAIEAAGEEILTLKSGRVQHSPTEKSAPEPGPWSPVKKSNQVVGPFDCTKYNNKGLPPAFD, from the exons ATGGATAAGGATCTCTTAGATATCTCTGgagaagacgacgaagatAATTGGCTTCTGAAGAATACGCCGAAGAAAACTAATTCGAGCCGAGGAAAGAGTTATTTGAAATGCTCACCTCTCCAAATCCCTAGATCTAGTCGTATCGTTCCTACTCGGCCTCCTTTTTCCCCAATTG GAAGAGTAACAGGCACCAGCAACAACAGGGAGCAGCCATGCGCTTCAGTTGATACAGATAGTGTAGGAAAGGAGAATGCTAAAGTTGAATTGCCCAAATTGAGTGTGGAGCGAcaacagatgaagaagaagaaaaagaatgcaGGGTTTAATTTGCGCAAGAGTTTAGCATGGGATAGAGCTTTTTCAACGGAAGAAG GTGTTTTGGATTCATCTGAGTTATCTAAAATAACTGGAACTGCTTGCCATCTTGGTGGAGATCGGTTAGCTGCCATTCAGGAAGAGTACAGAGAGTCAATGTCAGCTTCCAAATGTAATGTTTCACCAGGACTACAAGCACTTGAAGAAAACTTATTTAACGACTTGCCTGTGAATagtaaaaacagagagaagaagcttgtcAGTGGCATAATGCCCAA GGAGCTGAGCATATCTAAAGTTCCTACTACCAAATCTGACCCAGTTACAGTTGGAAACAACATGAAAAGGACTACTCAAAGTCCAATCAAAGCGAAAAACAGTCAACCTACTCAATTAA AGAATTCTCAGAGGAGCTTAGGATCTGAAAGCTTCTCTAAAAACACTTCAAGCACcaagagtaaaacaaaatccagTCTGGCGAGTAAATCTTCAATTCCTAAGCCCTCTCTTAAGCAAGCTAGAAGAAATGTG ATCAGCAAATCTTCAGAAATTCCGACAGTATCATACTCACAGCATTCTGTTGTTGCAAAATCCAACGTTGGCCCTATGACTGCATCAGATGTGGCTATGCTTGGTCATGCATCAGTTATTCCAGACTCTAATGTAATTACTCTGGGCACCTCGTTAGCTCAAAGTTCTTGCAATAAAGCTGGAAGCACGCAGTCCGCAGTTTCACGACTGGGAAAGCCATCAGGCTTAAGAGCGCCAAAACCTTCAATTGGCTATTTCAGTCAG TCTGACTCTCAACCGTCGCAGAGTGCGGGAGACAAACACAGTCAGCTTCCCAGATCTGATGTTTGTTCAGCCgctcatttttctttgatccCTACCTTCAAGAAACCCCAAGTTGCTGAAAAGTTTCCCGGTGTCAACTGCAAGGCAGCAACTGGAATTTTTGGCAGTTCAGATTCAGCTGCAAGATTCTCTGCTCAATCTATATGTCTCAAACCTTCACAGGAAAAGTTGAAAGTGGACTTGAATAGCACACAGGAAGTAGAATCCAAAGTGTTGCGTTGTCCATTGAGTTTTCAGATAAATGAAAATCCGCAGCACCAATGTGTCATTCAAGGTGATACTGGAAATTTAGTTCTGGATGATGTAACTTATTGCACATCTGAGAAGATTTCTACTGAACAATGTCAAGAATTCCAGGGTAACAGTGCGCTGCCGCCCTCAGGCTGCAAAAATAATGTACAAGATGGTAGTAATATGTCTGACGATAATAGAGATGAGAAAAGGAAGTCTTGCCTCTCAGTAGAAGAATACTGTGCTTTACCAATGAAAGATTCTATGGATTCTACGATGCAGGGTCCTCCTTGCGATGAGTTGACACTGTTTGACAACTACTCACAGTTGAAAGTCAGCAATCCGGGGGAAGAAGATATGTGTACTACCAATGATTTTAGTGGAGATTCTGATACATTGGATGTACCTGGACAACCTCTAAATGAATGCCTGCACCCTGGAAACGAAGACGAGATTAGTCCTTGCCtttctgaagaaaaagatgCGTTAGTTGTTTATCATTCTACTGAATATGTAGCAAAGCAGCCTGAGGTTTTGGATTCCTTCACTGCAAAATCATCTTTCTTTGGGGATTTGGCTTCAATAAAGGGTGATGCAGAcaatccatcttcttcagaaaATCAGTTAGGTAATACTGAATTTGTTTCTGTACCTTTGGAGCCTTCTGAAGCACTAGATTGTGTTCAATCACTATGCAATCATCTTGAGGTAAATGCGGTAGCGAACTCTGTTTTGTGTGATCATAACATGGTGTGTGATGGTCAATCTGTATTAGAAACGGAGAAGAGAATTGAAATAAGCGAAAGCACAGAGAAAAACTATGAGACTGATTTCATTGGTCCATTTTCCGAATGCAAATACTGGTTTAGAGAATCTGAAGAGCAACATTTGTCGAACCAATTAGTCCTTGAGGTGAAAGAGGGTGGTCATGAGATAGATGTCTTGATCAGAAACGAAGAAGCTGATGGGCCTGATATGCAGATAGAATGCTTTACTGGTTCGTCTGATGCTGACAACATGGAACAAGTGAAATTACTAAGGCCTTCCTCCGTTGAAGTTACGATGGAGATTAAACCTCTGGAATCATCTCATGAACCCTTCTCTGAGAAATCAACTTCTgaaaaacagaagcaataCAATTGTTCCAGCAGTGAAAATACATCTGATGTAAATGATGGTTGTGTAATGAAACAGGCTGATCAACTTGGAACATTAGTTGGTTGTTCTCCAGAAAAAGATGCATCTGTTGCGGTTTTCTCTTATTCAAATGAGGAGCTTGGAGATAACTCTGAGCTGGAAGACATGGATTTGGTTACAGACTCAGATTGTTCAGATGAGGAGCCTGAGGATAAATTGGAGCGGACAGAGGTGGATGTGGTTACTGATCCAGAGCTCATTAGTGGCCTTGATGAGTTTTCTGTCAAGGGCGTCCGTAATCAAGAATATCCGGAAGTAGAAGATATCCAAACTGCATCAGACCTTTGTGGAAAAACTAAAACTCTACTAAGTGAATCAGTCAGTTCCTCGGATTCTATATTTGGAGTTCCTGAGTGTCTAAATGAGGGCACAAACTTTTCCAGAATCTCTGAAGGCATGTCAAAAGAGGATTCAAATTCTGGACGTATTGAGCATAACTATGTTGTAAAAGCTGAATTCCAGGTAGATGCTGAAAAGGATTTCAGTGCACAGGTTACTGGTCAAGAACTCGTCCCCAATGAAGGAGATGAAGTTAAAGTTGTAAAGATCTCTCCTGATCCTGTATCATTTGCGCCCAGAGAGGAAGAACTAGGAACTCCAATACCCATGAAGGAGACTATCTCAGGCAGAGATGATATGCAGATTAACGAGTTCAATGTACTCAGCGATGACATTTTGACATCAGAAAGCAATGCATCAGAAGGCAATGACAAGATGATACTACT GGATGCTAAACTTGAGAAGAAACCTGATCCAATAATTGTGAAGCCTCCAAATGCTGTTCCATTTTCTGACGAGTGGTTAGCTGCAATTGAGGCTGCTGGGGAG GAAATTTTAACACTGAAAAGTGGACGTGTGCAACATTCACCAACCGAGAAATCTGCTCCTGAACCAGGTCCATGGTCTCCG GTCAAGAAGAGCAACCAAGTTGTAGGACCATTTGACTGTACAAAGTATAATAACAAAGGTCTTCCTCCTGCTTTTGACTGA
- a CDS encoding Zn-dependent exopeptidases superfamily protein (Zn-dependent exopeptidases superfamily protein; FUNCTIONS IN: aminopeptidase activity, zinc ion binding; INVOLVED IN: response to cadmium ion, proteolysis; LOCATED IN: plasma membrane, vacuole; EXPRESSED IN: 26 plant structures; EXPRESSED DURING: 15 growth stages; CONTAINS InterPro DOMAIN/s: Peptidase M18, aminopeptidase I (InterPro:IPR001948); BEST Arabidopsis thaliana protein match is: Zn-dependent exopeptidases superfamily protein (TAIR:AT5G04710.1); Has 1807 Blast hits to 1807 proteins in 277 species: Archae - 0; Bacteria - 0; Metazoa - 736; Fungi - 347; Plants - 385; Viruses - 0; Other Eukaryotes - 339 (source: NCBI BLink).), which translates to MDKSSLVSDFLSFLNASPTAFHAVDESKRRLLKAGYEQISERDDWKLEAGKKYFFTRNYSTIVAFAIGHKYVAGNGFHIIGAHTDSPCLKLKPVSKITKGGCLEVGVQTYGGGLWYTWFDRDLTVAGRVILKEEKAGSVSYSHRLVRIEDPIMRIPTLAIHLDRNVNTEGFKPNTQTHLVPVLATAIKAELNKTPAESGEHDEGKKCAETSSKSKHHPLLMEIIANALGCKPEEICDFELQACDTQPSILAGAAKEFIFSGRLDNLCMSFCSLKALIDATSSGSDLEDESGIRMVALFDHEEVGSNSAQGAGSPVMIDAMSHITSCFSSDTKVLKKAIQKSLLVSADMAHALHPNFMDKHEENHQPKMHGGLVIKHNANQRYATNAVTSFVFREIAEKHNLPVQDFVVRNDMGCGSTIGPILASSVGIRTVDVGAPQLSMHSIREMCAADDVKHSYEHFKAFFQEFTHLDAKLTIDV; encoded by the exons ATGGATAAGAGCTCCCTCGTCTCTGATTTCCTCTCCTTTCTCAATGCTTCTCCCACCGCTTTTCATGCCGTCG ACGAGTCAAAGAGACGGCTTTTGAAGGCTGGGTATGAACAGATTTCAGAGAGAGATGATTGGAAACTCGAAGCCGGCAAAAAATACTTCTTCACCAGAAATTACTCCACTATTGTTGCTTTTGCCATTGGTCACAA ATACGTAGCTGGAAACGGGTTCCATATTATTGGAGCTCATACTGATAGTCCGTGCCTCAAATTGAAACCTGTATCCAAg ATAACTAAAGGTGGATGCTTGGAGGTTGGTGTTCAAACATATGGAGGTGGACTGTGGTACACCTGGTTTGATCGTGACTTGACTGTTGCAGGACGTGTGATtcttaaagaagagaaagcaggTTCTGTCTCGTATTCTCATCGCCTTGTCAGGATTGAGGATCCTATCATGAGGATTCCTACCTTGGCCATTCACTTGGACAG GAATGTGAACACTGAAGGTTTTAAGCCAAACACTCAGACACACCTCGTTCCAGTACTGGCAACAGCTATTAAG GCGGAGCTCAATAAAACGCCAGCTGAAAGTGGTGAACATGACGAAGGAAAGAAGTGTGCTGAAACTAGTTCTAAATCAAAGCATCATCCGCTTCTAATGGAG aTCATTGCAAACGCACTGGGTTGTAAACCTGAGGAGATATGCGACTTTGAGCTGCAAGCATGTGACACTCAGCCAAGTATACTAGCTGGTGCAGCTaaagaatttattttctcGGGAAGACTAGATAATCTCTGCATGTCATTTTGCTCTCTGAAG GCACTTATAGATGCAACGTCATCTGGAAGTGACTTAGAGGATGAAAGCGGAATAAGAATGGTGGCACTATTTGATCATGAAGAAGTTGGCTCCAATTCAGCGCAAGGAGCTGGATCCCCTGTCATGATTGATGCTATGTCACACATCACAAGTTGCTTCAGCTCTGACACTAAG GTGCTCAAAAAAGCGATTCAGAAAAGTTTGCTTGTCTCTGCTGACATGGCACATGCTTTACATCCAAACTTTATG GACAAACACGAAGAGAATCATCAGCCAAAGATGCACGGAGGACTTGTCATCAAACACAATGCAAATCAACGTTACGCCACTAATGCCGTAACTTCCTTTGTATTCAGAGAGATAGCAGAGAAGCATAATCTGCCTGTTCAG GATTTTGTGGTGCGTAATGATATGGGTTGCGGATCGACCATTGGTCCAATCCTAGCAAGCAGTGTGGGGATAAGGACGGTTGATGTTGGAGCTCCTCAGCTCTCAATGCATAGCATCCGTGAGATGTGTGCTGCAGATGACGTGAAGCATTCATATGAACACTTTAAAGCTTTCTTCCAAGAGTTCACTCACCTTGACGCCAAACTCACTATCGACGTTTGA
- a CDS encoding RNA binding (RRM/RBD/RNP motifs) family protein (RNA binding (RRM/RBD/RNP motifs) family protein; FUNCTIONS IN: RNA binding, nucleotide binding, zinc ion binding, nucleic acid binding; INVOLVED IN: biological_process unknown; LOCATED IN: cellular_component unknown; EXPRESSED IN: 24 plant structures; EXPRESSED DURING: 15 growth stages; CONTAINS InterPro DOMAIN/s: Zinc finger, RING-type (InterPro:IPR001841), RNA recognition motif, RNP-1 (InterPro:IPR000504), Nucleotide-binding, alpha-beta plait (InterPro:IPR012677), RNA recognition, domain 1 (InterPro:IPR003954); BEST Arabidopsis thaliana protein match is: RNA binding (RRM/RBD/RNP motifs) family protein (TAIR:AT3G45630.1); Has 1342 Blast hits to 828 proteins in 247 species: Archae - 0; Bacteria - 318; Metazoa - 242; Fungi - 228; Plants - 152; Viruses - 0; Other Eukaryotes - 402 (source: NCBI BLink).) gives MSDHGEKTCPLCAEEMDLTDQQLKPCKCGYQICVWCWHHIVDMAEKDQIEGRCPACRTPYDKEKIVGMTVNCDSLASEGNMERKKIQKSKSKSSEGRKQQLTSVRVIQRNLVYIVGLPLNLADEDLLQHKEYFGQYGKVLKVSMSRTASGVIQQFPNNTCSVYITYGKEEEAVRCIQAVHGFILDGKPLKACFGTTKYCHAWLRNVACVNPDCLYLHEVGSQDDSFTKDEIISAYTRVQQITGATNILQHHSGNMLPPPLDAYCSDSSSAKPIIKVPSTNATSVPRYSPPSGSGSSSRSTALPAAASWGTHQSLATSVTSNGSSDIQRSTSVNGTLPFSAVVANAAHGPVSSNDILKRPSRKEESQIVMDKVKPSVLKPLQHNVVVSGSERITAPDRDPTSNRLSSSVDSAYGGRDIDQPSAYSGRDIDKPSSTVSSFDAANEAVEDVPTVSNLLDGVACMRITMNCRDERPDITMAIGSQSDQGSIRQPGSEVSKLPDLEQCRIDSSINTDKKAISLEDRIPRTRPGWDWISDLQSQMQGSSKLQVEDISTLDSQRPHPEEDIIHSRLLSNLSSSSLDTNHMASRSSLPCEVRGSDRLHLPNGFGEKSMSSVEHSLFANEGRNKVNNAEDAILSNILSLDFDPWDESLTSPHNLAELLGEVDQRSSTLKPSNFLKQHNNQSRFSFARYEESSNQAYDSENYSIYGQLSRDKPIQESAMSRDIYRNNLGSVNGFASNFAGGLDNFAASPLFSSHKNPVSRPQVSAPPGFSAPNRLPPPGFSSHERVGLSSDTTLGNRFLDSTSLRNAYQVPPPVGNSNGASDIDFVDPAILAVGRGMVNADLDMRSGFSSQLNSFENETGLHMLRQQSLSSAQQVNGFHHDLRNLSPSLNDPYGFSSRLMDQTQGSSLSPFSQLPRQQPSANSILSNGHHWDKWNEGQSVNNIGMAELLRNERLGFNGSLYNNGYEEPKFRIPSPGDVYNRTYGI, from the exons ATGAGTGACCATGGTGAGAAGACTTGTCCACTTTGTGCTGAAGAGATGGATCTGACTGATCAACAATTGAAGCCTTGCAAATGTGGTTATCAG ATTTGTGTTTGGTGCTGGCATCACATAGTGGACATGGCAGAGAAAGATCAAATAGAAGGGCGTTGTCCAGCTTGTCGCACTCCatatgacaaagaaaagattgtAGGGATGACTGTTAATTGTGACAG TCTGGCTTCTGAAGGCAATATGGAGCGCAAGAAGATCCAGaagtcaaaatcaaaatcttctgAAGGGAGAAAGCAACAACTCACCAGTGTGCGAGTGATCCAGAGGAATCTTGTTTACATTGTTGGGTTGCCTCTTAATCTAGCCGATGAAGAT ctACTCCAACATAAAGAATATTTTGGTCAGTATGGAAAAGTTCTAAAGGTTTCCATGTCCCGAACAGCATCTGGTGTCATCCAACAATTCCCAAACAATACATGCAGTGT ATATATTACTTATGGAAAAGAGGAAGAGGCTGTTCGCTGCATTCAAGCTGTTCATGGGTTTATCTTGGATGGTAAACCATTGAA GGCATGTTTTGGGACAACCAAGTATTGTCATGCATGGCTGAGAAATGTG GCATGCGTCAATCCTGATTGTCTCTATTTGCACGAGGTTGGTTCTCAAGATGATAGCTTCACAAAAGATGAGATCATATCAGCCTATACAAG AGTTCAACAAATCACTGGAGCAACAAATATTCTGCAGCACCATTCAGGGAACATGCTACCTCCACCACTGGATGCTTATTGCAGTGACAGTTCTTCTGCAAAACCAATTATAAAGGTTCCTTCAACT AATGCAACTAGTGTTCCCAGGTATTCTCCGCCAAGTGGGAGTGGGAGCTCCAGCAGATCCACTGCCCTTCCTGCTGCAGCGTCATG GGGGACACATCAGTCTTTAGCAACTTCGGTCACCTCAAATGGATCTTCTGATATACAAAGATCAACATCAGTGAATGGAACCTTACCCTTTTCTGCTGTTGTTGCAAACGCAGCTCATGGGCCTGTATCCTCTAATGACATTCTTAAAAGACCATCTCGCAAAGAAGAAAGCCAAATAGTTATGGACAAAGTCAAACCTAGTGTGTTGAAGCCCTTGCAGCATAATGTTGTGGTTTCTGGGTCCGAGAGAATTACCGCACCCGATAGAGATCCTACTAGCAATCGTTTATCCAGTTCAGTAGACTCTGCCTACGGAGGCAGAGACATTGACCAGCCTTCAGCCTACAGTGGCAGAGACATTGACAAGCCTTCATCTACTGTTAGCTCGTTTGATGCTGCAAATGAAGCTGTAGAAGATGTCCCTACTGTAAGCAACTTGTTGGATGGTGTTGCATGCATGCGGATAACTATGAATTGTAGGGATGAACGTCCTGATATTACAATGGCGATTGGTAGTCAAAGTGATCAAGGTTCTATTAGACAACCTGGTTCTGAAGTATCAAAGTTGCCAGATTTAGAGCAATGTAGGATAGATAGTTCTATAAACACTGATAAGAAAGCTATCTCGTTAGAGGATAGGATCCCCCGCACTAGGCCAGGGTGGGATTGGATATCAGATTTGCAATCGCAAATGCAAGGAAGCTCTAAATTGCAAGTGGAGGATATATCAACATTGGATAGCCAACGGCCTCACCCTGAAGAGGATATTATCCACTCGCGGTTGCTGTCTAATTTGTCAAGTTCCAGTTTGGATACAAATCATATGGCTTCTCGTTCTTCCCTACCTTGTGAAGTTAGGGGCAGTGATAGATTGCATCTTCCAAATGGATTTGGTGAGAAATCCATGTCCAGTGTGGAGCACTCTCTGTTCGCAAATGAAGGCAGGAACAAAGTCAACAATGCAGAGGATGCTATACTTTCAAACATTTTGTCACTCGATTTTGATCCATGGGATGAATCCTTGACTTCTCCCCACAATTTGGCAGAGTTACTAGGTGAAGTTGATCAGCGATCTAGTACTCTTAAACCTTCAAACTTCCTAAAGCAACATAACAACCAGTCTAGATTTTCTTTTGCACGGTATGAAGAATCTAGTAATCAAGCATATGACAGTGAGAACTATAGCATTTATGGGCAGTTGTCAAGAGATAAACCTATTCAGGAGTCTGCCATGAGCCGAGATATCTATCGAAATAACCTTGGGAGTGTAAATGGATTTGCTTCAAACTTCGCTGGTGGATTGGATAACTTTGCCGCTAGTCCTTTATTTTCTTCGCACAAGAATCCTG TTTCACGACCTCAAGTTTCTGCGCCTCCAGGATTTTCTGCTCCCAACAGGCTACCTCCTCCTGGCTTCTCGTCACATGAAAGAGTGGGCCTATCATCAGATACTACACTAg GAAATCGATTTCTTGACTCTACTTCATTGAGGAATGCATATCAAGTACCACCTCCAGTTGGTAATTCAAATGGTGCAAGTGATATCGACTTTGTGGATCCTGCAATTCTAGCTGTTGGAAGAGGGATGGTAAATGCTGACTTGGACATGAGATCAGGATTCTCATCACAACTGAATTCTTTTGAAAACGAAACAGGACTCCATATGTTGAGACAGCAGTCTCTGTCTTCTGCACAACAAGTTAATGGGTTTCATCATGATCTCAGAAACTTATCTCCTTCACTTAACGACCCTTACGGATTTAGCTCAAGGCTTATGGATCAAACACAGGGAAGTAGCTTGTCTCCTTTCTCACAGCTCCCAAGACAACAACCATCTGCAAATTCAATCTTGTCCAATGGTCATCACTGGGATAAGTGGAATGAAGGGCAAAGTGTGAACAATATAGGCATGGCCGAGCTTCTTAGGAATGAACGGCTGGGTTTTAATGGGAGCTTATACAACAACGGATATGAAGAACCAAAATTCCGGATTCCAAGTCCCGGTGATGTGTATAACAGGACATATGGGATTTGA